From one Bacteroides fragilis NCTC 9343 genomic stretch:
- a CDS encoding thymidylate synthase, producing the protein MKQYLDLLDRVLTEGIEKGDRTGTGTISVFGHQMRFNLDEGFPCLTTKKLHLKSIIYELLWFLKGDTNVKYLQDHGVRIWNEWADETGDLGHIYGYQWRSWPTYDGGFIDQISEAVDAIKHNPDSRRIIVSAWNVGDLDHMNLPPCHAFFQFYVANGRLSLQLYQRSADIFLGVPFNIASYALLLQMMAQVTGLQAGDFIHTLGDAHIYLNHLEQVKLQLSREPRPLPQMKINPDVKNIFDFQFEDFELVNYDPHPHIAGKVAV; encoded by the coding sequence GACCGAGTGTTGACGGAGGGAATAGAAAAAGGTGACCGTACCGGAACGGGAACCATCAGTGTCTTCGGACACCAGATGCGTTTCAACCTGGACGAGGGATTCCCTTGCCTGACTACCAAGAAACTTCATCTGAAATCAATCATTTACGAACTACTGTGGTTCCTCAAAGGAGACACGAATGTGAAATATTTGCAGGACCACGGCGTACGCATCTGGAACGAATGGGCGGACGAAACAGGCGATCTGGGACATATATATGGATACCAGTGGCGTTCGTGGCCAACCTACGACGGAGGATTTATCGACCAGATCAGCGAAGCTGTAGATGCCATCAAGCACAATCCCGATTCACGCCGCATCATTGTCAGTGCATGGAATGTAGGAGACCTGGATCACATGAACCTCCCTCCTTGCCACGCATTCTTCCAGTTTTACGTAGCAAACGGACGGCTGAGCCTGCAACTCTATCAACGCAGCGCCGATATCTTCCTGGGGGTACCTTTCAATATAGCATCTTATGCATTGCTGCTGCAGATGATGGCGCAAGTCACCGGTCTGCAGGCAGGAGACTTTATCCACACACTGGGCGACGCACATATCTACCTGAACCACCTGGAACAGGTGAAACTCCAGCTCAGCCGGGAACCGCGCCCACTACCACAAATGAAGATCAATCCGGACGTGAAAAACATCTTCGACTTCCAATTCGAGGACTTTGAATTAGTAAATTATGATCCGCACCCGCACATCGCTGGAAAAGTTGCGGTATAA